A genomic stretch from Anser cygnoides isolate HZ-2024a breed goose chromosome 30, Taihu_goose_T2T_genome, whole genome shotgun sequence includes:
- the LOC136787664 gene encoding olfactory receptor 14C36-like — MERGIRYLRELAMLEVIDKPHAQNQQMPNISPVSEFLLLAFADTRELQLLHFGLFLGIYLAALLGNGLILTAVACDHRLHTPMYFFLLNLALLDLGCISTTLPKAMVNALWDTRVISYQGCAAQVFFSVFLVGAEYSLLTIMSYDRYVAICKPLHYGSLVGSRACAQMAAAAWGCGFLHAVLHTATTFSVPLCQGNAVDQFFCEIPQILKLSCSDAYLRDVGALVFSVSLVFGCFVFIVLSYVQIFRAVLRMPSEQGRHKAFSTCLPHLAVVSLFISTIMFAHLKPPSISSPSLDLLVAVLYVVVPPAVNPLIYSMRNQDLKDTLKKMLLVVIFT, encoded by the coding sequence AACCCCATGCCCAGAACCAGCAAATGCCCAACATCAGCcctgtgagcgagttcctcctgctggcattcgcagacacgcgggagctgcagctcctgcacttcgggctcttcctgggcatctacctggctgccctcctgggcaacggcctcatcctcaccgccgtagcctgcgaccaccgcctccacacccccatgtacttcttcctcctcaacctcgccctcctcgacctgggctgcatctccaccactctgcccaaagccatggtcaatgccctctgggacaccagggtcatctcctatcaagggtgtgctgcacaggtcttcttttctgtcttcttggttggagcagagtattcccttctcaccatcatgtcctacgaccgctacgttgccatctgcaagcccctgcactacgggagcctcgtgggcagcagagcttgtgcccagatggcagcagctgcctggggctgtgGCTTTCTGCATGCAGtgctgcacacggccactacattttccgtgcccctctgccaaggcaatgctgtggaccagttcttctgtgaaatcccccagatcctcaagctctcctgctcagatgcctacctcagggacgttggggcacttgtgtttagtgtttctttagtctttggttgttttgtcttcattgtgctgtcctatgtgcagatcttcagggcagtgctgaggatgccctctgagcagggccggcacaaagccttttccacgtgcctccctcacctggccgtggtctccctctttatCAGCACTATCATGTTTGCACActtgaagcccccctccatctcttccccatccctggacctgctggtggcagttttatatgtggtagtacctccagcagtgaaccccctcatctacagcatgaggaaccaggacctgaaagacacactgaagaaaatgcttctaGTGGTAATATTTACTTAG